In Macaca fascicularis isolate 582-1 chromosome 12, T2T-MFA8v1.1, the genomic stretch GCATCTATCCCATAGCCCTCTCTAAACAAATCAGTCTAACCTTGGGCCAAACCTATCACTGTGATTCTGTATGGATTCCATCTGAGGTGCTTCTCTAAGCCTGTGAGGCCACACACCCCTCAGGTTAGGAGTGTCCCTCTTATGATTATAGCTGTCTCATTGCCAGATGACCCACCTTCATTCCCACACAGTCATAATTGTCTGCTTCTCATGAATGGGTCAGacttagccaccacacctgaccttcaCAGATGGTATTGGGGCAAACATCTGGACATTTTGGGTGTGGACAGTTTTTTCCATTCTGCAGCTAAGGCCACATTCAAAAGGGGACTGTCATGAGGAATAAAAATCCTTTGACAGGCATGTCATGCCACTGATCAAAGGAGTATGTTTTTGCTGGTTCTGCACTAAGAGATCAAGTTCTTGTTCCTGAGAAAACAAATATAACTACTTGTGTATAAGCGCATACACTCCTATTTTGTGTGTGCCCGTGTGGAGACCAAAGGGTTGACTAAggtgaaataattaatatttgagTCCTTTAAAATAGACTATGCAGGTATTATGAATAAATCTTAAAAGATTCCTTATATTTCTATAAGGAGCTCATTGTCAAGAAAAGTGCTTTTAGCACTTTATATACTCTAGGAGCACAGAACAAAGCTTTCATTTGAGTTTTAGGTACAGAAGCTTTCACTCAAATGGCAAAATATGGGGTCATTGTAAAGTCATTTGCTTTTTAGAATCAAGCAAGGCAGGGTACTTTGAATGTGAGTTTTAAAGATGTATATCCTGAAAATAAGGACAACAAGTGCCAGGGGAGTTAGGAATGCCCTGTCTTCCCAGGCCTCAGCACCAGACTTCTTGACTCTGTGTGGTTCATAAGACTTTGTTGCCGCCAGCAGCAATCTGAATCTGCGTGGGTGCCTGTCTGAGAGCCAGGGTAAGGAAGGGGACAAATGGCATGGTTCACCTTTGTTTCTTAGTGGTGTGAGCAGTCAGGATTTCCTTATACATTACTAACTAGGAAATCCCAAATGCCCAGCAGCAAGGGGTTAAAAACCATTCAGAAAAGCTTTTTATGTTCTGAAAAGTTAAATTACACATACATGAAAACCACAAACACATAACACCTGGGTAAATTGTGGCCAAATAAAGACCAGGCTATTTGCAAAAGGGAATCtggaaaacatttgtttttggGTGGTTAACATTAGTTACActttatgctttttttcccctaaagaaaaTAGCATGGTttagaagaaacaggaaaaaaacagaattttaatatGGCCATTGAAAACAAGATTTCAGTTCATTTACTTTCCAAATCTTAAGAGGCTACCAAGATTGACAGGGGCACAAAGCTACTGCAGCAACACTTTTAGTACAGAAGTTGTTAAACAAAGAACATTTCCCAAACATTGAATGTGCTATGGGATGCAGTGAAGAGGTCAGTAAACATTGCTTGTCCTCCACATGTGACACTAAAGCATCAGTGGTAAATGATAGCAGCTCAGataattaagatttaaaatgCCATAAATTCAAAACCATTAACTTCACAAAAAGCCAAATTTCCTGGTATAATACAATTTGAGCACAATTTGAGGTCATGCTACAGAGGAATTATGCTGAGCATGTTTTTATCAGTACCTATGTGGCTAAGTGGTTCCTTttccttgaaggaaaaaaatcatctcaTTATGGCAGAGGTTCCCTATCATTCAGAAGAAAGCTACTAGGTTGAGCTATGAGAAACTGCTAGTTTTCTAAGTCAAAAACTGTCAAAATCAACAACTTCATATGATTCAATCTAATACACTTGATTTTTCTAAGCTGGGTCAAGTTAGGTCTTTTTGTGGAAAGAAAGGAGTGGGAAATCAAATAGTAAAGCTCTTTTAAggttcagaaaataaaatgcctGATCAGAATGCATGTGGTTCCCAGTGGGAACTCCAAAAAACTCTTGGGAGTTGTGGACATGAAATGAACACTACAACTTAGAGTTGACCTttttggccaggcctggtggccaAGATTTTTCCTTATCCAAGAGGCTACAACATGGAAACACTGTACACCCAGCATATCCTAAATTGCAAGCACAAACGTAGGAATTAAGAACTGAGAGCTGGACCCAGTGAtttgcaccagtagtcccagctacttgggaagctgaagtgggagtatgcttaagcctaggagttggatactaacctgggcaacaaacatAACAAAACCTCTGTCTCTTAAACCCCTGAGTTCTCAGGATACATCTGTTATTTGTCAcagagataaatatttaaaaagtcatcatgGAAAATAGTAACAGCATATCTtgttcatatatttaaattattaaagggAACAAAAGAAAACCAGGGAAATTTGTTCTTTGATAATTGTTCATTGTGTCTACATTATAGCACCATAATTTTATTAAAGCTACAAAATTTTTTACTGACTTTTgcccgtttaaaaaaaaaaacccccacttATACCCTAAGGCATTTTGGTTAGATAAAGCATTATATCCATATTAAAAAACACTGCCAAAGTATCCTAAAGTCTATATAAAAAGTATGCATTACAAATTAATGAGTGTAAATTGTGAGACTAGAACACACAGTCCCTGAAATGATTATTTAAAGACTACTCCTATTACTGAGATAGTGCTTCGTCCCTGAATGATGTAATCCTTGTGCAAAGGCCCCTGAAGAGAGATCAGAGCACAAGGTTacagaggaaaggaaacaaaggTATTACAACTTCTGATAGAAACATTCTTCATAAGTTTGGAATTTTTCATAAACCCTGGGGTAAAAGTTCTTAGAATGTTTCACTTTCTGGGAAATGTAACAGCAAAAGttttggctactttttttttttatattgcatAGTGTACAAAGTTCAACATGTAACAAATATAAAGATGCCCAAGGTTAAATAAAGCAATGCAAATTTATAGAACAAAGCCATTTGATAAATGCCATTATCAGCTATTACTATATATTCCATCCTATAATCTCATAAATCAAAGCTTTTAACTGCCTAGACTCATCTGTGACTGTATTCTTTCCAACATGCATTCTCTCTTCTTCCAGGGGTTGTTCAATAACAGCAGGTATGTTTCTGCCATGAAGTTCACAGTGTTCTAGAAACTGGACACATTCTTGAATAACACTATCACGAAGCATGATTGTGTGTTTTGACATGTTTTCTAACAAGGACAGGAAGCATCTTTTGGCATAATACCAGGTATCTGTTCCCAGCTTTTTATTATAAGGCTCCAAGCTTTTGATAACTCGAGAAATACCAAACTCATAGTTTCCTTTGGCACAATAAAGAGTTCCTATCACCAAATTCACAATGCAGAGATGGTACATTTTCCTATTTGGGTTATCATAAGAGAGctgctcttcttccttttcaatcttcCTCATCAATTCCTCTGCTTCTTCATTTTGACTTGTCATAATGTAGGAAACACAGAGATTAGCCAGCACAATAGCACTGACATTAAGGATGTTATCATAATGCTTTTTGACTATGGGTTCATAGAAACCAATggcttctttgtatttgttttcctgCATGAACAGAACATGAGCCACATTCAACTTCCACACATCATGGTCGTTACAGAATTCCACAGATTTGCGGAAGATCTTTTCCACCATTGGATAATTTTCAAGGTTCCAGTAGATTTTTGCCTGAGCCATCAACACGGGAATATACTTCTCCATGGTTTCATCATATTCATTCACTGCCTTTTTGATAGCTTCATCATCTCTATTGTGTCTTGCTTCCTGTACTTGTATGGTGAGTTTCCGGAGGACCTCAGTCAGCATCCCTGCTAGCCCATCAAGCTTAATGAAAGCCTCTTCAGGAGCTGTCTGGCAAGTGATCACGGCATCCAAGAAGTCATAGAGATAGGGTGTGAGGAACTTATAAATCAAATGGGCATTTTCTGCCAGGACATCTGCTGCTAGGTCAAAATACTCATATTTACAGTAGAGCAGCA encodes the following:
- the IFT70B gene encoding intraflagellar transport protein 70B; translation: MAVLSGAQIPDGEFTVVVYRLIRDARYAEAVQLLGREPQQSPRTRAGLSLLGYCYYRLQEFALAAECYEQLGQLHPELEQYRLYQAQALYKACLYPEATRVAFLLLDNPAYHSRVLRLQAAIKYSEGDLPGSRILVEQLLSGEEGEESGGENETDGQVSLGCLLYREGQYEAACSKFFAALQASGYQPDLSYNLALAYYSSRQYASALKHIAEIIERGIRQHPELGVGMTTEGIDVRSVGNTLVLHQTALVEAFNLKAAIEYQLRNYEAAQEALTDMPPRAEEELDPVTLHNQALMNMDARPTEGFEKLQFLLQQNPFPPETFGNLLLLYCKYEYFDLAADVLAENAHLIYKFLTPYLYDFLDAVITCQTAPEEAFIKLDGLAGMLTEVLRKLTIQVQEARHNRDDEAIKKAVNEYDETMEKYIPVLMAQAKIYWNLENYPMVEKIFRKSVEFCNDHDVWKLNVAHVLFMQENKYKEAIGFYEPIVKKHYDNILNVSAIVLANLCVSYIMTSQNEEAEELMRKIEKEEEQLSYDNPNRKMYHLCIVNLVIGTLYCAKGNYEFGISRVIKSLEPYNKKLGTDTWYYAKRCFLSLLENMSKHTIMLRDSVIQECVQFLEHCELHGRNIPAVIEQPLEEERMHVGKNTVTDESRQLKALIYEIIGWNI